In Hwangdonia lutea, a single window of DNA contains:
- a CDS encoding pyridoxine 5'-phosphate synthase has product MTKLSVNINKIATLRNSRGGDMPNVVQFAKDAQQFGAEGITIHPRPDERHIRYQDARDLKPEVYTEYNIEGNPIESFVNLVLEVKPTQVTLVPDAVDAITSNAGWDTIKHKDFLVDVIKEFKRHGIRTSIFVDPVLKQIEGAKNTGTDRIELYTEAFADQYSLGNKDAIKPYAECAELAHTLGLGINAGHDLSLENIQFFKENITHLLEVSIGHALISESLYLGVENVIQMYLNKLK; this is encoded by the coding sequence ATGACAAAGTTAAGCGTAAATATTAATAAAATAGCAACTTTAAGAAATTCGCGAGGTGGCGATATGCCCAATGTGGTCCAGTTTGCCAAAGATGCACAGCAATTTGGAGCCGAAGGCATCACCATTCATCCAAGGCCAGACGAGCGCCATATTCGCTATCAGGATGCACGCGATTTAAAACCAGAGGTTTATACCGAATACAATATTGAAGGCAATCCCATAGAATCTTTTGTGAATTTGGTTTTAGAGGTAAAGCCAACACAGGTTACTTTAGTGCCCGATGCGGTTGATGCCATAACAAGTAATGCCGGTTGGGACACCATTAAGCACAAAGACTTTTTAGTTGATGTGATAAAAGAATTTAAGCGGCATGGCATAAGAACGTCTATTTTTGTCGATCCCGTTTTAAAACAAATTGAAGGCGCAAAAAATACGGGAACAGATAGAATTGAATTGTATACCGAAGCCTTTGCAGACCAATATAGTTTAGGGAATAAAGATGCCATAAAGCCGTATGCTGAATGTGCAGAATTGGCACATACCCTAGGTTTGGGCATTAATGCAGGGCACGATTTATCGTTGGAAAACATTCAGTTTTTTAAAGAAAACATAACACATTTATTAGAGGTTTCAATTGGGCACGCGCTAATTTCAGAAAGCTTATATTTAGGAGTCGAAAACGTGATTCAAATGTATTTGAATAAATTGAAATAA
- a CDS encoding BamA/OMP85 family outer membrane protein — MGKQVNNLANILSLTTLKHCLLAILTWCSFSIQAQETPYSEGKKYTLGSVTVSGNTSFSEQTIVTYSGLSKGKEMTIPGEDISNAIKKLWNSKLFNDIEIYITKIDGDVAHLEIRLSDLPQLNELKINGIKKGKKEGIINDTGLKKGTKVTENLITNTKNFLSKKYRKEGFYNTKILINTIDVKDSIETARVNMVVNIDKGEKVKVKDIEFSGNEILSDKKLRKAMKNTKKINRFRILKRSKFVDSAYQEDLSKIIDKYKENGYRDARILSDSLIVNDDNKTVSLHIAVNEGEQYTFGDITFIGNNAYSDRELSRVLRIKKGDTYNGVLLQERIADNSKPDAFDITNLYQNSGYLFSTINPVEVSADDNVIDMEIRITEGKPAYFNKVSVVGNDKTNDHVIYRMLRTRPGQLYSKENVVRSVRELGQLGFFDAQEISPNFNNPNPDEGTIDMEYSVKETGSSQIELQGGYGGGGFIGTLGLSFNNFSIKDIFKKEAYKPIPMGDGQKLALRLQASRFYQTYSFSFSEPWLGGKKPVQFSTSLSHTKQFLYNPITRNADKSKRFNITGISVGLAKRLTVPDDYFTLSQAVSFQHYDLQNYNTGLFTFGNGDSNNLSYTVGLSRNNTRIDPIYPTGGSNFSATAKFSIPYSLFNNVNYKALKEERDALELIVGDSTRPIDERTEASDRVGEIDQERYKWLEFYKINFKADWYAEIIKDLVLKPSAEFGFLGAYNNDRGVIPFERFFVGGDGLGSYSLDGRESIALRGYPNQSLSDQDGGTIYNKFSLELRYPITLKASAKIYALGFLEGGASYNSFRDYNPFSIKRSAGLGVRIFMPAFGLLGIDFGHGFDALPGETVKNGWETHFIIGQQF, encoded by the coding sequence TTGGGAAAACAAGTGAACAACTTAGCTAATATTTTATCTTTGACAACCTTAAAACACTGTTTATTAGCAATTTTAACATGGTGCAGTTTTAGCATTCAAGCACAGGAAACACCATATAGCGAGGGTAAAAAATACACCTTAGGAAGCGTTACTGTTTCTGGAAACACCAGTTTTAGCGAGCAAACCATAGTTACTTACTCCGGTTTAAGCAAAGGCAAGGAAATGACTATTCCCGGAGAAGACATTAGCAATGCCATAAAAAAACTTTGGAACTCAAAACTATTTAACGATATAGAAATTTACATCACTAAAATTGATGGTGATGTAGCACATTTAGAAATTAGATTATCCGATTTGCCACAGCTTAACGAGTTAAAAATAAACGGGATAAAAAAAGGCAAAAAAGAAGGCATAATTAACGATACGGGATTAAAAAAAGGTACTAAAGTAACCGAAAACCTTATTACTAACACCAAAAACTTTCTTAGTAAAAAATATAGAAAAGAAGGGTTCTACAATACCAAAATACTTATAAATACCATTGATGTAAAAGATTCTATAGAAACAGCCAGGGTTAACATGGTGGTAAATATTGATAAGGGCGAAAAGGTTAAAGTTAAAGATATTGAGTTTAGCGGCAACGAGATTTTAAGCGATAAAAAGCTTAGAAAAGCCATGAAAAACACTAAAAAAATCAACCGATTCCGCATTTTAAAACGCTCGAAGTTTGTTGATTCTGCCTATCAAGAAGACCTATCTAAAATCATTGACAAATACAAGGAAAACGGTTATAGAGATGCACGTATTTTATCAGACAGTTTAATTGTAAACGACGATAATAAAACCGTATCGCTTCATATTGCTGTTAACGAAGGCGAACAATACACCTTTGGCGATATTACTTTTATTGGCAATAATGCCTATAGCGACAGAGAATTAAGCAGGGTTTTACGCATTAAAAAAGGTGACACTTATAACGGTGTATTGCTACAAGAACGCATAGCAGACAACTCGAAACCTGATGCATTCGACATAACCAACCTGTATCAAAATAGTGGATATTTATTCTCAACCATAAACCCAGTTGAAGTAAGTGCCGATGACAATGTTATCGATATGGAAATTAGAATAACGGAAGGAAAGCCAGCCTATTTTAATAAAGTATCGGTTGTTGGAAACGACAAAACCAACGACCATGTTATTTACCGTATGTTGCGTACACGACCGGGACAGTTATACAGTAAGGAAAACGTGGTGCGCTCAGTACGTGAATTGGGACAATTGGGCTTTTTCGATGCTCAAGAAATCTCGCCAAACTTTAATAACCCGAATCCGGACGAAGGCACTATTGATATGGAATATTCTGTTAAAGAAACAGGTTCCAGCCAAATAGAATTGCAAGGTGGTTACGGCGGTGGCGGTTTTATTGGTACGCTTGGGCTTTCGTTTAATAACTTTTCAATAAAGGACATCTTTAAAAAAGAAGCTTATAAACCCATCCCCATGGGCGACGGCCAAAAATTAGCATTGCGTTTACAAGCGAGTCGTTTTTACCAAACCTATAGTTTCTCGTTTTCCGAGCCTTGGTTGGGTGGTAAAAAACCCGTGCAATTTTCAACATCGTTATCGCATACCAAACAGTTTTTATACAACCCCATTACACGAAATGCCGACAAAAGCAAGCGTTTTAATATTACGGGTATTTCGGTTGGTTTAGCAAAACGTTTAACCGTGCCTGATGATTATTTTACATTATCGCAAGCCGTAAGTTTTCAGCACTACGATTTACAAAACTACAACACAGGCCTATTTACTTTTGGAAATGGAGACTCAAACAACCTTTCGTATACCGTTGGTTTAAGCAGAAACAACACCAGAATAGACCCTATTTACCCAACGGGTGGTTCAAACTTTTCGGCTACGGCTAAATTTTCCATTCCTTATTCATTATTTAATAATGTTAACTATAAAGCGCTTAAAGAAGAGCGCGATGCTTTAGAGCTTATAGTAGGCGATTCCACAAGACCTATTGACGAGAGAACCGAAGCCTCAGACAGAGTTGGAGAAATAGACCAAGAGCGCTACAAATGGTTGGAGTTTTACAAAATTAACTTTAAAGCCGATTGGTATGCTGAAATTATAAAAGACCTCGTATTAAAACCCAGTGCAGAGTTCGGCTTTTTAGGCGCTTATAATAACGATAGAGGGGTAATTCCTTTCGAGCGTTTCTTTGTTGGTGGCGATGGTTTAGGTAGTTATAGTTTAGATGGAAGAGAATCTATTGCACTTCGTGGATACCCAAATCAATCCCTATCCGATCAAGATGGTGGTACGATTTACAACAAGTTTTCTTTAGAGCTCCGTTACCCAATTACTTTAAAAGCATCGGCAAAAATTTATGCCTTAGGCTTTTTAGAAGGCGGTGCATCGTATAACAGTTTTAGAGATTACAACCCGTTTAGCATTAAACGATCGGCTGGTTTGGGCGTTCGTATTTTCATGCCGGCGTTTGGTTTATTAGGTATAGATTTTGGACATGGTTTTGATGCGTTACCAGGTGAAACTGTTAAGAATGGTTGGGAAACGCACTTTATTATAGGACAACAGTTTTAG
- a CDS encoding phage holin family protein, whose protein sequence is MKLLLKLLLNAVAVFILAHLLSGVHVDGYTGALIVAVVLSVLNLLVKPILVIFTLPATILTLGLFLLVINAIIILLASNLVGGFSVDGFWWALLFSILLSILESILHSVIKDDKK, encoded by the coding sequence ATGAAACTATTGTTAAAACTCCTATTAAATGCCGTAGCCGTTTTTATTTTAGCCCACTTACTTTCTGGGGTGCATGTTGATGGATACACGGGCGCATTAATTGTAGCCGTCGTGCTTTCGGTCTTAAATTTACTTGTAAAACCCATTTTGGTAATTTTTACTTTGCCGGCCACCATCTTAACTTTAGGGTTGTTTCTGCTGGTTATAAACGCTATTATTATTCTTTTGGCTAGTAATTTAGTAGGCGGTTTTTCGGTTGATGGTTTTTGGTGGGCATTGCTCTTTAGTATCCTATTATCCATTTTAGAATCTATCCTACATTCCGTCATAAAAGACGATAAAAAATAG
- a CDS encoding gamma carbonic anhydrase family protein, translated as MSIIKPVNGKHPQIPSDCYIAENATIVGDVVMGNQCSVWFSAVIRGDVHYIKMGNKVNVQDGAVIHATYQKAPTTIGDNVSIGHNAIVHGCTIHDNVLVGMGSIIMDDCVVESNSIIAAGAVVTQNTRVEAGSIYAGVPAKKVKDISHELISGEIDRIANNYIKYSGWFK; from the coding sequence ATGTCAATAATAAAACCAGTAAACGGAAAACACCCACAAATCCCCAGCGATTGTTACATTGCCGAAAACGCCACTATTGTTGGTGATGTCGTTATGGGAAACCAATGCAGCGTTTGGTTCAGTGCCGTAATTCGTGGCGATGTACATTATATAAAAATGGGCAATAAAGTCAATGTGCAAGACGGCGCGGTTATACACGCCACCTACCAAAAAGCGCCCACAACTATTGGCGATAACGTGTCCATTGGGCACAATGCCATCGTGCACGGATGTACCATTCACGACAACGTTTTGGTGGGCATGGGCAGTATTATTATGGACGATTGCGTTGTAGAAAGCAACAGCATTATTGCCGCCGGTGCCGTGGTTACGCAAAACACCAGGGTAGAAGCGGGCAGCATTTATGCGGGCGTTCCGGCAAAAAAAGTGAAAGATATTAGTCATGAACTCATTTCGGGCGAGATAGACCGAATCGCAAACAATTATATAAAATATTCAGGTTGGTTTAAGTAA
- a CDS encoding CBS domain-containing protein, protein MKLTEYIINDIKPLNNDSKISDLQELFNQLTYSHIPVRDKNNTYLGSFSETDAHCFEGGKLLSEYAYALEDFHVRDTTIWLDVLEAFAKNATNIMPVLNDRNVYLGYYELNDVIGLFNETPFFFEAGGILVVEKGLTDYSFSEISQIVESNNGKLLGAFVSKIKNDVVQITLKISNSSLNDITQTFRRYSYNIVFGHEGDSYNESLKERSDYLKKYLDI, encoded by the coding sequence ATGAAACTTACAGAATACATTATAAACGACATAAAACCTTTAAATAACGACAGCAAAATAAGCGATTTGCAGGAATTATTTAATCAGTTAACCTATTCCCATATTCCGGTTAGAGATAAAAACAATACTTATTTAGGAAGTTTTTCTGAAACCGATGCTCACTGCTTTGAAGGCGGTAAATTACTTAGCGAATACGCATATGCCCTTGAAGATTTTCACGTTCGCGACACCACGATTTGGCTAGATGTGCTTGAAGCTTTTGCAAAAAACGCAACCAATATTATGCCTGTTTTAAATGATAGAAATGTGTATTTGGGGTATTACGAATTAAACGATGTTATTGGCCTATTTAACGAAACCCCTTTCTTTTTTGAAGCCGGAGGTATTTTAGTTGTTGAGAAAGGCTTAACCGATTATTCTTTTAGCGAAATAAGTCAAATTGTAGAGTCGAACAACGGTAAACTTTTAGGTGCTTTTGTTTCTAAAATTAAAAACGACGTGGTGCAAATTACCCTGAAAATCAGCAATTCAAGCTTAAACGACATCACTCAAACCTTCCGCCGATATAGCTATAACATCGTTTTTGGACATGAAGGCGACAGTTACAACGAAAGCCTCAAAGAGCGCTCGGATTATTTAAAAAAATATTTAGATATATAA
- a CDS encoding DUF6089 family protein, whose amino-acid sequence MKHLSVLIISILSFQLSYSQINEIGVFAGGSNFIGDLGATNYIAPNSPTLGLIYKWNASPRHSWRATLIYSDLKADDTDSDDPRRVQRGYKFDSNLLEISAGIEFTFFDFNLHNGEKIATPYIYSGISVAKHDNFYYLNGIQTPENSSSWAFGIPMALGAKANLFGNIIVAIEVGARYTFSDGIEGSFPDNPANQQYRFGNINNNDWYVFSGVTLTYTFGLNPCYCPTD is encoded by the coding sequence ATGAAGCATTTAAGCGTACTGATAATAAGCATTTTAAGCTTTCAATTAAGTTATTCCCAAATTAACGAAATTGGCGTTTTTGCCGGTGGTAGCAATTTTATTGGAGATCTTGGTGCTACAAATTACATCGCACCAAACAGCCCTACTTTGGGATTAATTTACAAATGGAATGCGAGTCCGCGACACTCGTGGAGAGCCACGTTAATATATTCTGATTTAAAAGCTGATGATACTGATTCAGACGACCCAAGACGTGTACAGCGCGGGTATAAATTCGATTCTAATTTACTGGAAATTTCAGCAGGTATAGAATTCACGTTTTTCGATTTCAATTTACACAACGGCGAAAAAATTGCGACACCATATATATACTCTGGAATAAGTGTGGCAAAACATGACAACTTTTATTATTTAAACGGCATTCAAACCCCAGAGAATAGTTCCAGTTGGGCTTTCGGCATACCCATGGCCTTAGGTGCAAAAGCCAATCTTTTTGGCAACATTATTGTAGCTATTGAAGTTGGGGCGCGCTACACCTTTTCTGATGGAATTGAGGGTAGCTTCCCAGATAATCCAGCGAATCAACAATACCGATTTGGTAATATTAATAATAACGATTGGTATGTGTTTTCGGGCGTTACGCTAACCTATACTTTTGGATTAAACCCCTGCTATTGCCCTACAGATTAA
- a CDS encoding alpha/beta fold hydrolase, whose amino-acid sequence MAKQDILHSNILGKGQAFIILHGFLGMSDNWKTHGKNLSEQGFEVHLVDQRNHGRSFWSDTFNYETLADDLKHYCEVHDLSDIVLLGHSMGGKTAMLFASQYPELVSKLLVADISPRFYPIHHDVILEGLSALNFDVIKSRGEADTVLSEYVSNLGIRQFLLKNLYWVEKGKLALRINLKVLKGEVAEVGEALPSYSRFEKDTLFLRGDRSEYIGLDDERIIKNHFPKAKIVTVANSGHWLHAENPKDFFEAVIQFVS is encoded by the coding sequence GTGGCAAAGCAAGATATTTTACATTCAAACATATTAGGTAAAGGGCAAGCATTTATTATTTTACATGGCTTTTTAGGCATGAGCGATAATTGGAAAACCCACGGTAAAAATCTTAGCGAACAAGGTTTCGAGGTGCATTTGGTCGATCAACGTAATCACGGACGAAGCTTTTGGAGCGACACGTTTAATTACGAAACCCTTGCCGACGATTTAAAACACTATTGTGAAGTACACGATTTAAGCGATATCGTGCTGCTTGGACATTCCATGGGCGGTAAAACGGCCATGTTATTTGCATCGCAATATCCAGAGTTGGTTTCAAAACTATTGGTGGCCGATATTTCACCCCGATTTTACCCCATTCACCACGATGTTATTCTGGAGGGTTTGAGTGCTTTAAATTTTGATGTGATAAAAAGTAGAGGCGAAGCCGATACGGTTTTAAGCGAGTATGTATCCAATTTGGGCATTCGTCAGTTTTTACTAAAAAACCTGTACTGGGTTGAAAAAGGCAAACTGGCATTGCGTATTAATTTGAAGGTTTTAAAAGGTGAGGTTGCCGAAGTTGGCGAAGCCCTACCTAGTTATTCAAGATTTGAAAAAGACACTTTGTTTTTACGAGGCGACCGATCGGAATATATTGGCCTTGACGATGAGCGAATCATTAAAAACCATTTCCCAAAGGCTAAAATAGTTACCGTTGCAAATTCGGGGCATTGGCTGCACGCCGAAAATCCAAAGGACTTTTTTGAGGCTGTCATTCAATTTGTGTCGTAG
- a CDS encoding OmpH family outer membrane protein, whose amino-acid sequence MKQFKTILLATALCIGTVSFTQAQSKVAHINTQELITAMPEMKAAQTQLETLGKTYQTDIQTMATEFQNKVKQYDAEAASKTQEENTKRAQEVQTMEQNIRQFQGQAQQDLQTKEMELLKPITEKAKTAILKVARAQGFDYVLDSAQGVMIMADGKNLLDDVKKELGI is encoded by the coding sequence ATGAAACAATTTAAAACTATTTTATTAGCAACGGCATTATGTATAGGAACAGTTAGTTTTACACAAGCTCAAAGTAAAGTTGCCCACATAAATACACAGGAATTAATTACTGCTATGCCAGAAATGAAAGCAGCCCAAACACAACTTGAAACACTTGGTAAAACTTACCAAACAGATATTCAAACCATGGCTACCGAGTTTCAAAACAAAGTGAAGCAATACGATGCCGAAGCGGCTTCAAAAACTCAAGAAGAGAATACCAAAAGAGCTCAAGAGGTACAAACTATGGAGCAAAACATCCGTCAGTTTCAAGGGCAAGCACAACAAGATTTACAAACTAAGGAAATGGAGCTTTTAAAGCCTATAACCGAGAAAGCTAAAACAGCTATTTTAAAGGTAGCCAGAGCCCAAGGTTTTGACTATGTTTTAGATTCTGCACAAGGGGTTATGATTATGGCTGATGGCAAAAATCTACTTGACGATGTAAAAAAGGAGTTAGGAATTTAA
- the murI gene encoding glutamate racemase: MSKLPIGIFDSGVGGTSIWKEIHSLLPNENTIYLADSINAPYGPKGKEAIIKLSIKNTEYLLSKNCKLIVVACNTATTNAIDYLRNSYNVPFIGIEPAIKPAALQTKVHAIGILATKGTLSSALFSKTSGLFASNIKVIEQDGEGIVELIESGQLHSDEMRSLLKLYLKPMIDANIDYLVLGCTHYPYLMPLLIDLLPSHVKIIDSGEAVARQTKAVLKQHNLLNSQVLNTKNEFFTNGNPEVMQSLLGEKFDVDYLDF, translated from the coding sequence ATGAGCAAACTTCCTATTGGTATTTTCGATTCTGGTGTTGGTGGCACGTCTATTTGGAAAGAAATTCATTCTCTTTTACCTAACGAAAACACGATTTATTTGGCCGACAGCATCAATGCGCCCTATGGACCAAAAGGAAAAGAAGCCATTATTAAACTGAGTATAAAAAACACCGAATATTTACTTAGTAAAAACTGTAAACTTATTGTCGTAGCCTGCAACACTGCCACGACCAATGCGATTGACTATTTACGCAACTCATATAACGTGCCATTTATTGGCATTGAACCTGCCATAAAACCAGCGGCTTTACAAACCAAAGTCCATGCCATTGGCATATTGGCCACGAAAGGCACCTTAAGCAGTGCGTTATTCTCGAAAACTTCTGGGTTGTTTGCCAGTAATATTAAGGTTATTGAACAAGATGGCGAAGGCATTGTTGAGCTTATTGAAAGCGGACAATTACATTCTGATGAGATGCGAAGCTTACTTAAACTGTACTTAAAACCCATGATTGATGCCAACATTGATTATTTGGTTTTAGGCTGCACGCATTACCCCTATTTAATGCCTTTGCTTATTGATTTGTTACCAAGCCATGTAAAAATTATAGATTCTGGTGAAGCTGTGGCACGACAGACCAAGGCGGTGTTAAAGCAACATAATTTGTTAAACAGTCAAGTATTAAATACTAAAAATGAGTTTTTCACTAATGGAAATCCTGAGGTGATGCAATCGCTTTTAGGTGAAAAGTTTGATGTTGATTATCTGGATTTTTAA
- a CDS encoding isoprenyl transferase, producing MDLKENIHIDKLPKHIAIIMDGNGRWAKQKGMLRAFGHENGTKAVRETVEASAELGVENLTLYAFSTENWNRPKLEVQTLMKLLVSSLKKEIKTLQDNNIKLSAIGNLNTLPKKVYKELHEVINSTKSNNRMTLTLALSYGSREEILNTVKEISIKVKKNIISPDKIDESIINEHLYTQNLPDVDLLIRTSGEQRISNFLLWQIAYAELYFTNILWPDFKKKHLYEAIIEYQKRERRFGKTSEQLS from the coding sequence ATGGATTTAAAAGAAAACATACACATTGATAAATTGCCAAAGCACATTGCCATTATTATGGATGGCAACGGCCGATGGGCAAAGCAAAAAGGTATGTTACGTGCCTTTGGGCATGAAAATGGTACCAAAGCAGTTCGTGAAACCGTTGAAGCTTCCGCTGAATTGGGTGTAGAAAACTTAACATTGTATGCCTTTTCTACCGAAAATTGGAACCGCCCAAAACTAGAGGTGCAAACCCTAATGAAGCTTTTAGTGTCTTCATTAAAAAAAGAAATAAAAACGCTTCAAGACAACAATATTAAACTTTCGGCTATTGGCAACCTAAATACCTTACCTAAAAAGGTGTATAAAGAATTGCACGAGGTTATAAATAGCACAAAAAGTAATAATAGAATGACTTTAACCCTAGCTTTAAGCTATGGCTCTAGAGAAGAAATCCTAAATACTGTTAAAGAGATTAGTATTAAAGTTAAAAAAAATATAATTTCGCCCGATAAAATTGATGAATCGATTATTAATGAGCATCTTTACACGCAAAATTTACCAGATGTAGATTTGCTTATTAGAACAAGTGGCGAGCAACGTATAAGCAATTTTTTGCTTTGGCAAATAGCATATGCAGAGTTGTATTTTACCAATATACTCTGGCCAGATTTTAAAAAGAAACATTTGTACGAAGCTATTATTGAATATCAAAAAAGAGAACGACGATTTGGGAAAACAAGTGAACAACTTAGCTAA
- a CDS encoding OmpH family outer membrane protein, whose product MQNKVLFLLIVVFTLSISAHAQRGVRIGYIDTEYILENVPEYQEAMSQLDEKAQKWNSEIQAKLSAVEQKRIALSNEKALLTKALIDERDEDITFEEQEILDYQQKRFGPNGDLMIQKKQLMQPIQDQIFAAVQDLAGSRKYDFIFDKSADVVMLYSAKQFDLSEQILRSIKRASKRKQVQTKAERKEAEKEEVVPEVNLELEERQRALEEKKAARESAVEKARQEKLAAREAKVKAAAERRQKILDDRAKAKQAKLDAKNKTTGAETGKSADEKTTGETKTKAQLIEENRQKKLKEREARKKALEDRKKKILEERQKTKDSINNN is encoded by the coding sequence ATGCAAAACAAAGTTCTTTTTTTACTGATAGTGGTGTTTACATTAAGCATTTCGGCCCATGCGCAACGCGGTGTTCGAATTGGTTATATAGACACAGAATATATTTTAGAGAACGTTCCGGAATACCAAGAAGCCATGTCGCAATTAGACGAAAAAGCTCAAAAATGGAATTCTGAAATTCAAGCTAAATTAAGCGCTGTTGAACAAAAACGCATAGCTTTAAGTAACGAAAAAGCCCTTTTAACAAAAGCACTAATTGATGAACGTGATGAAGATATCACGTTTGAGGAACAGGAAATATTAGATTACCAACAAAAGCGTTTTGGACCCAATGGGGATTTAATGATTCAGAAAAAGCAATTGATGCAACCTATACAAGATCAAATTTTTGCGGCAGTGCAAGATTTGGCCGGAAGCAGAAAGTACGATTTTATATTCGATAAATCCGCCGATGTTGTAATGCTGTATTCGGCAAAGCAATTCGATTTAAGCGAGCAGATTTTAAGAAGTATCAAAAGAGCATCAAAACGCAAACAAGTACAAACAAAGGCCGAACGAAAAGAAGCAGAAAAAGAAGAGGTTGTACCAGAGGTTAATTTAGAATTAGAAGAACGCCAAAGAGCGTTGGAAGAAAAAAAAGCGGCCAGAGAAAGTGCTGTTGAAAAAGCAAGACAAGAGAAATTAGCAGCTCGTGAAGCCAAGGTAAAAGCAGCAGCAGAAAGACGTCAAAAAATATTAGACGATCGCGCCAAAGCAAAACAAGCTAAACTAGATGCAAAAAACAAAACAACAGGCGCTGAAACGGGTAAATCCGCAGACGAAAAAACAACCGGGGAAACCAAAACAAAAGCACAGCTAATTGAAGAAAATAGACAGAAGAAATTAAAAGAAAGAGAAGCAAGAAAAAAAGCACTTGAGGATAGAAAGAAAAAAATATTGGAAGAACGCCAAAAAACAAAAGACAGTATAAACAATAATTAA
- a CDS encoding NAD kinase, translating into MKVAVFGRFYNERTTVSVETLFNYLLKNDLDAYIETEFYNLIKNEEPNKKGYTSFKTFDALDTSFDLLVSIGGDGTILRAITFVQDLGIPIIGINTGRLGFLATIQVDGIENAIQDIIDGKYTISERSLLAIETTPKNDTITALNFALNEVTVSRKNTTSMITVETHLDNEYLTSYWSDGLIVSTPTGSTGYSLSCGGPVITPGTNSFVLTPIAPHNLSARPLVVPDTTEIQLKVDGREEQHLLSLDSRIATLDNGTLITIKKASFTIKMIDLLNESFLDTLRKKLLWGEDNRN; encoded by the coding sequence ATGAAAGTTGCTGTTTTTGGACGATTTTATAATGAGCGCACTACGGTTTCGGTGGAAACCCTCTTCAATTATTTATTGAAAAATGATTTAGATGCCTATATTGAAACCGAATTTTACAACCTTATAAAAAACGAAGAACCCAATAAAAAAGGCTATACTTCATTTAAAACCTTTGATGCCTTAGACACCTCATTCGATTTATTGGTAAGCATTGGCGGCGACGGCACCATTTTACGAGCCATCACATTTGTGCAAGATTTAGGCATTCCCATAATCGGTATTAACACCGGCAGATTAGGATTTTTAGCAACCATTCAGGTAGATGGCATTGAAAACGCGATACAAGATATTATTGATGGCAAATATACCATATCCGAACGCAGTTTGCTCGCTATTGAAACCACTCCAAAAAACGACACGATTACAGCCCTTAACTTTGCTTTAAACGAAGTAACCGTGAGCCGAAAAAACACCACCTCAATGATTACGGTTGAAACCCATTTAGACAACGAATATTTAACATCGTACTGGAGTGATGGATTAATCGTTTCAACGCCAACGGGCTCAACGGGCTATTCTTTAAGTTGCGGCGGCCCCGTTATAACTCCGGGCACCAACAGCTTTGTATTAACGCCCATAGCGCCACATAATTTAAGCGCCCGCCCCTTAGTGGTTCCCGATACCACTGAAATACAGCTAAAAGTAGATGGCAGGGAAGAACAACATTTATTATCGCTCGATTCTAGAATTGCCACGTTAGACAATGGTACTTTGATTACCATAAAAAAAGCATCATTCACCATTAAAATGATCGATCTTTTAAACGAAAGCTTTTTAGACACCCTTAGAAAAAAACTACTTTGGGGTGAAGACAATCGGAATTAA